One stretch of Candidatus Baltobacteraceae bacterium DNA includes these proteins:
- a CDS encoding acyl-CoA dehydrogenase family protein, with protein sequence MTIDQDVLAQIRRFAETEIRPVAHDLEARNEYPAALVARMREMGLFGAIVPEAYGGAGLNVSTYAAVIEEMARVWMSITGVLNSHLIMCYDILTGGTERQRKAWLPALSDGTKHGGIMLSEPEAGSDLQAIRVTARRDGDSYLIRGTKMWVTNGRTGNTFLVLAKTDTEVRPRHRGISLFIVEKDKGPGFTVSRDIDKLGYRALDTCEVVFDDYRVPAENLLGEQEGLGFKQIMSGLELGRINIAARGVGIAQAALDEAVKYSQQRETFGKPIWQHQAIALKLADMVTTVNAARLLTYAAAERKDRGERCDMEAGMAKLFATETAMTCSLESMRIHGGYGYTKEFDVERFFRDVPLLIIGEGTNEIQKTIIARQLIERNTIS encoded by the coding sequence ATGACGATCGACCAAGACGTCCTCGCGCAAATCCGGCGCTTCGCCGAGACGGAAATACGTCCGGTTGCGCACGATCTCGAAGCACGCAACGAATATCCGGCCGCGCTTGTCGCGCGCATGCGCGAGATGGGGCTGTTCGGTGCGATCGTTCCGGAAGCGTACGGCGGCGCAGGCCTCAACGTCAGCACGTACGCTGCGGTCATCGAAGAGATGGCGCGCGTGTGGATGTCGATCACCGGCGTGCTCAACAGCCATCTGATCATGTGCTACGACATCCTCACGGGTGGAACCGAGCGTCAACGTAAGGCGTGGCTGCCGGCCTTGAGCGACGGTACGAAGCATGGCGGCATCATGCTGAGCGAGCCGGAGGCGGGGAGCGATTTGCAAGCAATTCGCGTCACCGCGCGCCGCGACGGCGATTCGTATCTGATCCGCGGAACGAAGATGTGGGTTACGAACGGCCGCACCGGCAACACATTTCTCGTGCTCGCGAAAACGGATACCGAGGTGCGGCCGCGTCATCGCGGCATCAGCCTCTTCATTGTCGAAAAAGACAAGGGACCGGGGTTTACCGTCAGCCGCGACATCGACAAGCTCGGGTACCGCGCGCTTGATACGTGTGAGGTTGTCTTCGACGATTATCGTGTCCCCGCGGAAAATCTGCTCGGCGAACAAGAAGGCTTGGGTTTCAAGCAGATCATGAGCGGACTCGAGCTCGGGCGCATCAACATTGCCGCTCGCGGTGTCGGCATCGCGCAAGCCGCACTTGACGAGGCCGTCAAGTATTCACAGCAGCGCGAGACCTTCGGAAAGCCGATCTGGCAACATCAGGCAATTGCGCTCAAGCTTGCTGACATGGTGACGACCGTGAACGCGGCGCGTCTCTTGACCTACGCGGCGGCGGAGCGAAAAGATCGTGGAGAGCGCTGCGACATGGAAGCCGGAATGGCCAAGCTCTTTGCAACCGAAACGGCGATGACGTGCTCGCTCGAGTCAATGCGCATCCACGGCGGTTACGGCTACACCAAGGAGTTCGACGTCGAGCGTTTCTTCCGTGACGTGCCCTTGTTGATCATCGGCGAGGGCACAAACGAAATTCAGAAGACGATCATCGCCCGCCAGCTCATCGAGCGAAACACGATCTCGTAA
- a CDS encoding PIG-L deacetylase family protein translates to MLREAHVTFGGTELPHKSLNAFGPTTIVAPHPDDETLACGGLIALLHRNKQPVSIVVVSDGGNSHPNSKEFTREAFISMRKIEVMTAVQELGVTPADVQFLDYPDGKVASDPVSAFPAIVKHVSSVLETLNPSTLIIPFRGDSNADHTATWHIVRSAVRQMKRAPRILEYPVWIGPLTEAICDELAPTVWKLDIASVLGRKQRAVLAHRSQLGEMQSENGNFTLPPDLLSVFVRGYEGFFEFRD, encoded by the coding sequence ATGTTGAGGGAAGCTCATGTTACGTTCGGCGGCACAGAGCTCCCGCACAAATCGCTCAATGCATTCGGCCCAACCACGATCGTCGCGCCGCACCCGGACGACGAAACTTTAGCGTGCGGCGGGCTCATTGCGCTGCTCCACCGTAACAAGCAGCCGGTTTCGATCGTCGTCGTAAGTGACGGCGGCAACTCGCATCCGAACTCGAAAGAGTTTACGCGCGAAGCGTTTATCAGCATGCGCAAGATCGAGGTCATGACCGCGGTGCAAGAGCTGGGTGTGACGCCGGCAGACGTGCAGTTTCTCGATTACCCCGACGGTAAAGTTGCGAGCGACCCGGTCAGTGCGTTTCCGGCAATCGTAAAACACGTTAGCTCGGTGCTCGAGACACTCAACCCGAGCACGCTCATCATTCCTTTTCGCGGCGACTCGAACGCGGACCACACCGCAACCTGGCACATCGTTCGTTCTGCGGTGCGACAGATGAAGCGCGCGCCTCGCATCCTCGAATATCCCGTTTGGATCGGGCCGCTTACAGAAGCAATCTGCGACGAACTTGCGCCGACGGTTTGGAAACTCGATATCGCCTCGGTGCTGGGGCGCAAGCAGCGCGCGGTTCTCGCGCATCGCTCGCAGCTGGGTGAGATGCAAAGCGAGAACGGCAATTTTACGCTGCCGCCGGATTTGCTATCGGTCTTCGTACGCGGGTACGAAGGCTTTTTCGAATTCCGGGATTAG
- a CDS encoding response regulator transcription factor encodes MRILIVEDDQRIASPVADDLRLQQHVVDVTSDGRDGLNYALAGSYDLMLLDIMLPGIDGLTICRKLRDAGDQAMILIITARDAIEDKVATLDAGADDYVVKPFDLAELSARVRAVSRRTRESRPMVLERGPLSLDPKSARVTFEGKHVPLTRTEHAILETLMRNSDQIFTSSMLLDRVVTFDVGSGTGSIKTHIANLRRKLRAAGCTDPIETVYGLGYRLSDLGA; translated from the coding sequence ATGCGAATTCTTATCGTTGAAGACGATCAACGCATCGCGAGTCCGGTTGCGGATGATTTGCGATTGCAACAGCACGTGGTCGACGTAACGAGCGACGGACGCGACGGTCTCAACTACGCGCTCGCCGGCTCTTACGATCTCATGCTTCTCGACATCATGTTGCCGGGAATCGACGGACTCACGATCTGTCGCAAACTGCGCGATGCCGGCGATCAAGCCATGATTCTCATCATTACGGCGCGCGATGCAATTGAAGACAAGGTTGCGACTCTCGATGCCGGGGCCGACGACTACGTCGTCAAGCCGTTCGATCTCGCGGAGCTGAGCGCGCGCGTGCGCGCGGTGTCACGGCGTACGCGCGAATCGCGCCCGATGGTCTTGGAGCGCGGACCGCTCTCGCTCGATCCGAAGAGCGCACGAGTAACGTTTGAGGGAAAGCACGTGCCGCTCACGCGCACGGAACACGCGATCCTCGAGACACTGATGCGCAATTCAGACCAGATATTCACCAGCTCGATGCTGCTCGACCGCGTCGTCACATTCGACGTCGGCAGCGGAACGGGTTCGATCAAAACGCACATCGCAAACCTGCGCCGCAAGCTCCGCGCCGCAGGATGCACCGATCCGATCGAGACCGTCTACGGTCTGGGGTATCGCTTAAGCGATCTCGGAGCCTAA
- a CDS encoding HAMP domain-containing sensor histidine kinase has translation MLERRLFASYLGAFAVVIIIFAAAVRFSFESIVQQQATNRLSTLARAGEAATDFVPGGFVVNEHSLGGFDVDPKIEGLEWFDSQKRLVTRRGHGPPSYVPPQLGRFALTGAGGKRLETYTIYLQNQEHQDVGYVRAALTSDAFAQGVGALDLGIMFGSLLAILAASVGGSMLARASLERTEASYERLREFTADASHELRSPLTALSTTAAVALHEAPDMSEQTKNRLTSIAATAKDMNRLVDDLLILARAGRSLEREMFTVHVDAIVREICERYKDSAAAKSIKLAIHPGAGGQVIGNPEQVSRIIANLVENAIRYTPEHGSVIISCSGDPVNVQVSVEDSGIGIAAEHLDRIFDRFWRAAPSRVNDGGSGLGLAIARALAERHGGRILVTSRLAAGSTFTITLPRRPPSLT, from the coding sequence GTGCTCGAGCGCCGGCTGTTCGCGTCTTATTTGGGCGCCTTTGCAGTCGTTATCATAATCTTTGCCGCGGCGGTTCGCTTCTCGTTCGAATCGATCGTGCAGCAGCAAGCGACAAACCGGCTTTCGACGCTGGCGCGTGCCGGCGAAGCTGCGACCGACTTCGTACCGGGCGGCTTCGTCGTCAACGAACACTCGCTGGGCGGTTTCGACGTCGATCCCAAAATCGAAGGGCTCGAATGGTTTGATTCGCAGAAGCGGCTCGTGACGCGCCGCGGACATGGGCCGCCCTCATATGTTCCGCCGCAGCTCGGCCGGTTCGCGTTGACCGGCGCGGGCGGCAAGCGCTTGGAAACCTACACGATCTACCTGCAGAACCAGGAACATCAAGACGTGGGGTACGTGCGTGCTGCGCTGACGAGCGACGCGTTTGCGCAAGGTGTCGGCGCGCTCGATCTCGGCATCATGTTCGGCTCGCTGCTCGCGATTCTCGCTGCGAGCGTCGGCGGATCGATGCTGGCACGCGCATCGCTCGAGCGCACCGAAGCCAGCTACGAGCGTCTGCGTGAATTTACGGCCGACGCGTCGCACGAGCTGCGCAGCCCGCTTACCGCACTTTCAACCACCGCCGCGGTCGCGCTACACGAAGCGCCCGACATGTCGGAACAAACGAAGAACCGTCTGACGTCGATCGCCGCGACTGCCAAGGACATGAACCGGCTGGTCGACGATTTGCTGATTCTGGCGCGCGCAGGCCGTTCGCTCGAGCGCGAGATGTTCACCGTGCACGTCGATGCGATCGTCCGGGAAATCTGCGAACGCTACAAAGATTCGGCCGCCGCAAAGTCGATCAAGCTCGCGATTCATCCGGGCGCCGGCGGCCAAGTGATCGGCAATCCAGAACAGGTTTCGCGCATCATTGCGAATCTCGTCGAGAACGCGATCCGTTACACGCCCGAACATGGTTCGGTCATCATTTCCTGTAGCGGCGATCCGGTCAACGTTCAGGTCTCGGTTGAAGACAGCGGAATCGGCATCGCGGCCGAACATCTGGATCGCATCTTCGATCGCTTCTGGCGCGCCGCACCTTCACGCGTCAACGACGGAGGAAGCGGACTGGGGCTTGCGATTGCACGCGCGCTCGCCGAACGTCACGGCGGACGCATCCTCGTAACGAGCCGCCTTGCAGCCGGCAGCACCTTTACGATTACGCTACCGCGCCGCCCACCGTCACTAACTTAG
- a CDS encoding type I phosphomannose isomerase catalytic subunit — translation MNGQTLQPLVIEPKETTAIWGGDALVKAYGKKGDPNATLGESWECWDENTIRSGPYAGKSIAELRALLGKRLMGTLETGRIFPVLTKIIDARKNLSVQVHPDDAYAQRVEHEPFGKTECWVILEAQPGAELVLGWTKATTREEYERRVKDGTLGDILRRVPVKPNDAFYLPSGTLHAIGEGIQLFETQQASDLTYRIFDWNRVGPDGKPRQLHVEKAGDVLNYGAGTTAQTTHLKYDVDGIRAEAFIADPRFVVERISVSGAKATLRPDGEPIIVMTLDNSMTLVTGESMTQLERWTTVLVPAELGSVDVLGGSALCVTPNREVFVRRLERASVSGAQRDAFLAQFEPKSLQSRA, via the coding sequence ATGAACGGCCAGACGCTGCAGCCGCTCGTAATCGAGCCGAAGGAGACCACCGCTATCTGGGGTGGCGATGCCCTCGTCAAAGCCTACGGAAAGAAGGGCGATCCGAACGCGACCCTCGGCGAATCGTGGGAGTGCTGGGACGAGAACACGATCCGGAGCGGACCTTACGCTGGAAAGTCGATCGCGGAATTGCGCGCGTTGCTCGGCAAACGCCTCATGGGGACGCTCGAGACCGGACGCATCTTCCCGGTTCTCACGAAAATCATCGATGCGCGCAAGAACCTGTCGGTGCAGGTCCATCCCGACGATGCCTACGCGCAACGAGTCGAGCACGAGCCGTTCGGTAAGACCGAATGTTGGGTGATCCTCGAAGCGCAGCCGGGCGCAGAGCTCGTCCTTGGTTGGACCAAGGCAACAACGCGCGAAGAATACGAACGCCGCGTCAAAGATGGAACGCTCGGCGATATCTTGCGCCGCGTTCCGGTCAAACCGAACGACGCATTTTATCTTCCGTCCGGAACGTTGCACGCAATCGGCGAAGGCATTCAGCTCTTCGAGACGCAGCAGGCCAGCGATTTAACCTACCGGATCTTCGATTGGAATCGTGTCGGTCCGGATGGGAAGCCGCGCCAGCTGCACGTTGAAAAAGCCGGCGACGTTTTGAACTACGGCGCGGGAACTACGGCGCAGACCACGCATCTGAAATATGACGTCGACGGTATTCGCGCGGAAGCATTCATCGCAGATCCGCGTTTCGTCGTTGAGCGTATTAGCGTTTCGGGTGCAAAGGCAACGCTGCGGCCTGACGGCGAGCCGATCATCGTGATGACGCTGGACAATTCCATGACGCTCGTCACCGGTGAGTCGATGACGCAGCTCGAGCGTTGGACGACGGTGCTCGTTCCGGCCGAGCTCGGTTCGGTCGACGTGCTGGGCGGTTCGGCGCTTTGCGTCACCCCCAATCGCGAGGTGTTTGTGCGCCGCCTCGAGCGCGCGAGTGTCTCCGGCGCGCAGCGCGATGCATTTCTCGCGCAGTTCGAGCCAAAGAGTTTGCAATCCCGAGCGTAA
- a CDS encoding sugar transferase, protein MATAAPQLISSPQLGRLSRPWIITLLSADILGFVLSAFLGARIAQAVAHETLDASRVALSVIVYVALWLWLFNLLGLYERSFAMTIQDEIYATIAALSLGIAPQLILFTLVPSLSSSRLVLLTSLGLSIATVTTMRAIAHRAREVELLARERRVALVGNAARLRAACEELALVPNTHILSIPIDDLDLDLATTVAFEELWWFVKLLRWECDTLIFADVPDPRHVPSLLAAARKWGLQIAFAMPRIRAYGYQLRTEMLGHQALILPRPVRISTSAARLVKRTADVCGAAFTLPFAPRIALQVFRGELALVGPRKHDPDVAESARAFNPRYVERELVRPGLTGWAQVHGANSSDERELAYDLFYVENWGLVLDAYVIVKAAAGLVRKAAIASHKYFADQLG, encoded by the coding sequence GTGGCCACGGCAGCTCCGCAACTAATCTCGAGTCCGCAGCTTGGACGCCTCTCGCGTCCATGGATCATTACGCTGCTCTCGGCCGACATTCTCGGTTTCGTACTCTCCGCGTTTCTCGGTGCGCGTATCGCGCAAGCCGTCGCACACGAGACGCTCGATGCGTCGCGTGTCGCGCTCTCCGTCATCGTCTATGTTGCGTTGTGGCTGTGGCTGTTCAACCTGCTGGGGTTATACGAACGGTCGTTCGCCATGACGATCCAAGATGAGATCTACGCAACGATTGCGGCATTGTCGCTTGGAATCGCCCCGCAGCTCATCTTGTTCACGCTCGTGCCTTCCTTGTCGTCATCGCGGTTGGTTCTCCTAACCTCCCTTGGACTCTCGATCGCAACGGTGACGACCATGCGCGCAATCGCACACCGGGCACGAGAAGTCGAGCTCCTCGCACGCGAACGTCGGGTCGCACTGGTCGGAAACGCGGCACGATTGCGGGCTGCGTGCGAAGAGCTTGCGCTCGTTCCGAATACGCACATCCTTTCGATTCCGATCGACGACCTCGATCTGGATCTCGCCACGACGGTAGCCTTCGAAGAGCTGTGGTGGTTCGTGAAGCTCCTGCGTTGGGAGTGCGACACGCTGATCTTCGCGGACGTTCCCGACCCGCGCCATGTGCCGTCATTGCTTGCAGCCGCCCGCAAATGGGGTCTGCAGATCGCATTTGCGATGCCACGCATTCGCGCTTACGGTTACCAACTGCGTACGGAGATGCTCGGTCATCAAGCCCTGATCTTGCCGCGTCCCGTTCGGATTTCTACGTCCGCGGCGCGCCTTGTCAAACGCACCGCCGATGTGTGCGGCGCGGCGTTCACGCTGCCGTTTGCACCGCGCATCGCACTGCAAGTGTTCCGCGGCGAATTGGCGCTCGTTGGTCCGCGTAAGCACGATCCGGATGTCGCCGAATCGGCGCGTGCCTTCAACCCGCGTTACGTCGAGCGTGAGCTTGTGCGTCCCGGTCTCACCGGTTGGGCGCAAGTTCACGGCGCAAACTCGAGCGACGAGCGCGAACTCGCGTACGATCTGTTCTACGTTGAGAATTGGGGTTTGGTTCTGGACGCCTATGTCATCGTCAAAGCGGCGGCCGGACTCGTGCGCAAAGCGGCGATCGCGTCGCACAAGTATTTCGCCGACCAGCTCGGATAG
- a CDS encoding polysaccharide biosynthesis/export family protein: MRTAALTFAASLLLCMAVPLHAAAQTQPQMQSQAASDSHINAGDQLNVQVFGEPTLTQIVTVQDDGNIQYPLVGRINVGGKTPPQAADEIKTALLKFVRHPIVTVALSQEGQNNVLVLGNVKTPGKYVVRSGAHLSDAVAAAGGLGTTNGDYPKARVTQDNGTATEVSLQDLLVGGKSKLNVPLSNNAVVYVEGPLPIQIEVVGAVDHPGYYTVHQGDRLSVAIAQAGTSANAKADLNHVTVSRDLNGKVEKDQINMYDALHGGDRTHSDPVLEKDDVVYVPQARQGNAFNPIYLIENLIGIGTHI, encoded by the coding sequence ATGAGAACCGCAGCCCTGACGTTCGCCGCTTCCCTGCTCTTGTGTATGGCCGTTCCATTGCACGCCGCTGCGCAGACGCAGCCGCAAATGCAATCGCAGGCTGCGAGCGACTCACATATCAACGCCGGCGACCAGCTCAACGTACAAGTATTCGGTGAGCCGACGCTCACTCAAATCGTAACCGTTCAAGACGACGGTAACATTCAGTATCCGCTTGTCGGACGAATCAACGTCGGCGGCAAAACGCCCCCGCAGGCTGCCGACGAGATCAAGACGGCGCTTTTGAAATTCGTGCGTCATCCGATCGTGACGGTGGCTCTCTCGCAAGAGGGACAGAATAACGTCCTCGTGCTCGGCAACGTGAAGACGCCCGGCAAATACGTGGTTCGCAGCGGCGCGCATCTGAGCGATGCGGTTGCCGCGGCCGGCGGCCTGGGAACGACGAATGGCGACTACCCCAAAGCGCGCGTGACGCAAGACAACGGCACCGCCACGGAAGTCTCGCTGCAAGACCTCTTGGTCGGCGGGAAGAGCAAGCTCAACGTTCCGCTCAGCAACAACGCCGTCGTTTACGTCGAGGGCCCCCTGCCCATTCAAATTGAGGTCGTGGGCGCCGTCGATCATCCCGGCTACTACACGGTCCACCAGGGCGATCGTCTTTCCGTCGCGATTGCGCAAGCCGGCACCAGCGCCAATGCGAAAGCCGATCTCAATCACGTCACTGTAAGCCGTGACCTCAACGGAAAAGTCGAGAAGGATCAGATCAACATGTACGACGCCCTACACGGCGGCGATCGCACGCATTCGGATCCGGTCCTGGAGAAAGACGACGTGGTTTACGTGCCGCAAGCGCGTCAAGGGAATGCCTTCAATCCGATCTATTTGATCGAAAATCTGATCGGAATCGGGACGCACATCTAG
- a CDS encoding response regulator transcription factor, protein MSISPIPIRPTVRVAVVEGQVLFAKALCQVFASDPGLEVIGDAQTIKDIPTDGHAPDIIVIDLDGHPMDFSDTMRYCRQTVPNARVVVLSLNGHAELLQRCLSAGAEAYVLKDITPGELVRAVKAVAGGSTYVDPRIAGNVLRRQTLMPTRSALSDLSERETEIIRLIARGLSNKEIASQLSVSEKTIKNHISRIFAKLGITARTQAAIHAMKAGLV, encoded by the coding sequence ATGTCGATATCTCCAATTCCGATACGTCCCACGGTCCGGGTCGCAGTCGTCGAAGGTCAGGTTCTTTTCGCGAAGGCTCTCTGCCAAGTCTTCGCGAGCGATCCCGGCCTCGAAGTCATCGGCGATGCCCAGACGATCAAAGACATTCCCACCGACGGGCACGCCCCGGACATTATCGTCATCGATCTGGACGGACATCCGATGGACTTCTCGGATACGATGCGGTATTGCCGGCAAACGGTGCCGAACGCGCGCGTCGTCGTTCTGTCGTTGAACGGTCACGCCGAGCTGCTGCAGCGCTGCCTATCCGCGGGCGCCGAAGCCTACGTGCTCAAAGATATTACGCCGGGGGAGCTGGTTCGTGCGGTCAAGGCCGTGGCCGGAGGCTCGACCTACGTTGATCCGCGCATCGCCGGAAACGTCTTACGCCGCCAGACACTGATGCCGACGCGTTCGGCGCTCAGCGATCTCTCCGAGCGGGAGACCGAGATTATCCGGCTGATCGCCCGGGGTCTTTCAAATAAAGAGATCGCCTCGCAGCTGTCCGTCTCCGAGAAGACAATCAAAAATCATATCAGCCGGATTTTTGCAAAGCTCGGAATCACGGCCCGCACGCAGGCCGCGATTCATGCAATGAAGGCGGGCTTGGTTTAG
- a CDS encoding NUDIX hydrolase, giving the protein MPDWKILKSEVVIDTPHLRLRRDSIELPAGTIVEGYHIRETRGFVVVFPITPEQNVVLVRQYKHGIGEIVLELPAGAIDQGESAEDAALRELGEETGYTTPRELERVQTFIVDPTNSNGRFTLFIAHDVSLTQKRHLDPTEDIAVELVPIDKLIDLVHSGEINVCNHVGAIYTILDRLGRL; this is encoded by the coding sequence ATGCCGGACTGGAAGATCCTCAAATCCGAGGTTGTTATCGACACGCCGCACCTGCGTTTGCGCCGTGATTCGATCGAACTTCCCGCAGGAACCATCGTCGAGGGCTACCACATACGTGAGACACGCGGCTTCGTCGTAGTGTTCCCAATTACGCCCGAACAGAACGTCGTGCTCGTTCGGCAATACAAGCACGGCATCGGCGAAATCGTCCTTGAGCTACCCGCCGGCGCGATCGATCAAGGGGAATCTGCCGAGGATGCCGCGCTACGCGAACTCGGTGAAGAAACCGGTTATACGACGCCGCGCGAACTGGAACGCGTTCAAACGTTCATCGTCGATCCGACGAACTCAAACGGGCGTTTTACGCTCTTTATCGCGCACGACGTCTCGCTCACGCAGAAACGTCATCTGGATCCGACTGAAGACATCGCGGTCGAGCTCGTCCCCATCGACAAGCTGATCGATCTCGTTCACAGCGGCGAGATCAACGTTTGCAATCACGTCGGCGCGATCTACACGATTCTCGACCGGCTCGGCCGGCTCTGA